One genomic window of Geoanaerobacter pelophilus includes the following:
- the pnpS gene encoding two-component system histidine kinase PnpS: MTFSIRWKIFASFILLTAAMGGALYAYLVPTLERHLLTDLSDHLFSQAGIAAVAVSNETGELSHYAPRLAAEIGRQSKARVTIIAPDGRVAGDSQVSPDKLIDLENHKDRPEVIQALQTGQGSAIRYSTTLRSEMLYVAAPVNLHNTGIGTIRLALPLNSVDQLKMKLHVTLGLAILFAALIALALSSILSQLVYRPMRQISQLAGEIGAGQLSRRIQIRRDDEFGGLARVMNDMADRLQEQIHSLASERNRLDAILRCMGEGVMVTDNEGVMTLVNPAFCTLFEVQENISGRPLIEISRHPGLNDSFRSCLQKKSEHIQEITIEASSEKNVITYWVPLLDGDNVTGMVAVFHDITELKRLEKIRKDFVANVSHELRTPVTVIKGYSETLLGGVLTEDPERSQQFLSIILNHSERLAALISDLLSLSEMESGNFSLKLGPVDLGATIRHAAELLELKSVEKGVALKLGEIPAGTGILADQRRIEQVFFNLLDNGIKYTPAGGEVSINVASSDNNVTVTISDTGPGIPLPSLPRIFERFYRVDAARSREQGGTGLGLAIVKHIVQLHGGSISVDSPPGQGAIFRVILKKP, encoded by the coding sequence ATGACCTTCTCCATCCGCTGGAAAATCTTCGCCTCATTCATCCTGCTGACTGCAGCCATGGGAGGTGCCCTGTACGCCTACCTGGTGCCGACCCTTGAGCGTCACCTTTTGACTGACCTGTCAGACCACCTTTTCAGCCAGGCAGGTATTGCGGCTGTTGCCGTAAGTAACGAAACCGGGGAATTAAGCCATTATGCGCCGCGGCTCGCTGCCGAGATCGGCAGGCAAAGCAAGGCCCGGGTGACGATCATTGCCCCTGACGGCAGAGTGGCCGGTGATTCCCAGGTATCGCCAGACAAACTCATTGATCTGGAAAACCACAAAGACCGGCCCGAGGTCATTCAGGCACTGCAAACAGGGCAAGGGAGTGCAATACGCTACTCGACCACGCTCCGCTCCGAAATGCTCTACGTTGCCGCACCGGTCAACCTCCACAACACCGGAATCGGCACCATCAGGCTGGCACTGCCGCTCAACTCAGTTGACCAGTTGAAGATGAAGCTCCACGTCACCCTCGGCTTGGCGATCCTGTTTGCCGCACTTATCGCCCTTGCCCTGAGTTCCATCCTCTCCCAGCTGGTCTACCGCCCCATGCGGCAGATATCCCAGCTTGCCGGTGAGATCGGGGCAGGCCAACTTTCGCGGCGAATCCAGATACGGCGAGACGACGAATTCGGCGGTTTGGCCAGAGTCATGAACGACATGGCGGATCGGCTTCAGGAGCAGATTCACAGCCTGGCATCCGAGCGGAATCGCCTCGATGCAATCCTTCGCTGTATGGGTGAAGGGGTAATGGTCACCGACAATGAAGGGGTCATGACCCTGGTCAATCCTGCCTTCTGCACCCTGTTTGAGGTGCAGGAGAATATCTCTGGCCGGCCGTTGATTGAAATATCGCGTCACCCCGGCCTTAATGACTCTTTCCGGTCATGCCTGCAGAAGAAAAGCGAGCATATCCAGGAGATAACCATAGAGGCTTCCAGTGAGAAAAATGTTATTACCTACTGGGTACCGCTGCTCGACGGAGACAATGTAACCGGTATGGTGGCGGTTTTTCACGACATTACCGAGCTGAAACGGCTGGAGAAGATCAGGAAGGACTTTGTGGCCAATGTCTCTCACGAACTGCGCACCCCGGTCACGGTGATCAAGGGGTATAGCGAGACCCTGCTGGGTGGGGTGCTGACCGAAGACCCGGAGCGATCTCAGCAGTTCCTGTCGATAATCCTGAACCACTCCGAACGGCTGGCAGCACTGATCTCCGACCTGCTGAGCCTGTCGGAGATGGAATCTGGCAATTTCAGCCTGAAACTCGGACCAGTTGACCTCGGAGCAACGATCAGGCATGCCGCCGAACTTCTGGAGTTGAAAAGTGTCGAAAAAGGGGTGGCCCTGAAATTAGGGGAAATCCCTGCCGGCACCGGCATCCTCGCCGACCAGAGACGAATCGAGCAGGTGTTTTTCAACCTGCTCGACAACGGCATCAAATATACCCCTGCCGGCGGAGAAGTCTCCATAAATGTCGCCAGTAGCGACAACAACGTCACGGTTACCATCAGTGATACCGGACCGGGTATCCCGCTGCCTAGCCTGCCGCGGATCTTCGAGCGCTTCTACCGGGTGGACGCGGCCCGCAGCCGGGAGCAAGGCGGCACCGGACTCGGCCTGGCGATCGTCAAGCATATCGTGCAGCTTCATGGCGGCAGCATCAGCGTGGACAGCCCGCCGGGCCAAGGGGCAATTTTCAGAGTCATATTAAAGAAACCGTAA
- the truC gene encoding tRNA pseudouridine(65) synthase TruC, translating into MKGPKDMDECLEVLYQDDYLVAVNKPSGLLVHRSPIDRHETRFALQTVRNQTGRRVYPVHRLDKPTSGVLLFAFSPEIARSLVECFAAGEVKKSYLAVVRGYAPDEGTIDYPLVEDQDKHDHIFTGIEKEAQAAVTVFRCLARIELQSSVGRYATSRYSLVSAAPRTGRRHQLRRHFKHIFHPIIGDTRYGEGRHNRFFREEFGVHRLLLHAAELMFPHPITGAPVALIAPLDHEFRTLMERLGWLAAVPLEWRDPARPPHV; encoded by the coding sequence ATGAAAGGCCCGAAGGATATGGATGAATGTCTTGAAGTTCTCTACCAGGACGATTACCTGGTTGCCGTCAATAAGCCGTCAGGGCTGCTGGTGCACCGGAGCCCGATCGACCGCCATGAAACCCGCTTTGCCCTGCAGACGGTGCGCAACCAGACCGGGCGCCGGGTCTATCCGGTCCACCGGCTGGACAAGCCGACCTCCGGGGTGCTGCTGTTCGCCTTTTCCCCGGAAATCGCCCGAAGTCTTGTGGAGTGCTTTGCTGCCGGCGAGGTAAAAAAATCTTACCTGGCCGTGGTGCGGGGCTATGCGCCGGATGAGGGGACCATCGATTACCCGCTGGTTGAGGACCAGGACAAGCACGACCATATTTTTACCGGCATTGAGAAGGAGGCGCAGGCAGCGGTTACCGTTTTTCGCTGTCTAGCGCGCATCGAGCTTCAGTCCTCTGTCGGCCGTTATGCCACCTCCCGTTATTCGCTGGTCTCGGCAGCGCCACGCACCGGTCGGCGCCACCAGCTGCGTCGGCATTTTAAGCATATCTTCCATCCGATCATCGGCGATACCCGCTACGGCGAGGGGCGGCACAACCGGTTCTTCCGGGAAGAGTTCGGCGTGCATCGGCTACTGCTGCATGCTGCTGAGCTGATGTTCCCGCACCCAATCACTGGCGCTCCGGTGGCATTGATCGCACCGCTCGATCATGAGTTCAGGACATTGATGGAACGTTTGGGATGGTTGGCTGCAGTGCCGCTGGAGTGGCGCGATCCCGCCCGTCCTCCCCATGTTTAG
- a CDS encoding phosphate-starvation-inducible PsiE family protein — protein MWREEAIDLKISRFFESSARVLLSLLIVAILLAILAGIGTTFYDLRLVLKGEVHTVFKTLLVDMLTVLAIVEVLRTALAYFTEGRVKVTYIIDTVIVTVLTEVMAFWYRDMEWQEVAMVILLVLSLALIRIIAVRFSPRRLQNDF, from the coding sequence ATGTGGCGTGAAGAGGCAATTGATTTGAAAATTTCCCGGTTTTTCGAGAGTTCGGCGCGGGTCCTGCTCTCCCTGCTGATTGTGGCGATACTGCTGGCGATTCTGGCCGGCATCGGCACTACGTTTTACGACCTGCGGCTAGTCCTAAAGGGTGAGGTGCATACGGTTTTCAAGACACTGCTGGTGGATATGCTGACTGTGCTGGCGATTGTTGAAGTGTTGCGCACCGCCCTGGCCTATTTCACCGAAGGCAGGGTCAAGGTCACCTACATCATCGATACGGTCATCGTGACCGTCCTAACCGAGGTAATGGCCTTCTGGTATCGGGATATGGAATGGCAGGAAGTGGCGATGGTGATCTTATTGGTGCTGTCGCTGGCCCTGATCCGGATCATTGCGGTGCGGTTTTCGCCGCGGCGCCTGCAAAACGATTTCTGA
- a CDS encoding response regulator: protein MPMKILIIEDERDLADLVAFNLHKEGYQTDVATDGRSGLERVISEKPDLVILDLMLPEISGIEICKAIRRNESCSAIPVLMVTAKGEEIDKVVGFEVGADDYLVKPFSTRELLLRVKAILRRSANEKPEAKLFRAGPVAIDTESHKVTSDGQEITLTITEFKLLLTLMERLGRMQSREQLLSHVWGYSSDADTRTVDTHITRLRSKLGTAGDLIKTIRGFGYKMEVE from the coding sequence AAGACGAACGGGACCTGGCTGATCTGGTCGCCTTCAACCTGCACAAAGAAGGATATCAGACAGATGTGGCTACTGACGGCAGGAGCGGCCTGGAGCGGGTGATCAGCGAAAAACCGGACCTGGTGATCTTGGATCTGATGCTGCCGGAAATCAGCGGCATCGAGATCTGCAAGGCAATCCGCCGTAATGAGAGCTGTTCGGCGATTCCGGTCCTCATGGTAACAGCCAAAGGGGAAGAGATCGATAAGGTGGTCGGGTTCGAGGTTGGCGCCGACGATTATCTGGTCAAACCCTTTTCCACGCGGGAGCTACTGCTCAGGGTCAAGGCAATCCTAAGGAGGAGCGCCAATGAAAAACCTGAGGCCAAGCTATTCCGCGCCGGACCGGTGGCCATTGACACCGAATCCCACAAGGTAACATCGGACGGCCAGGAGATAACATTGACCATCACCGAATTCAAACTGCTGCTGACACTGATGGAACGACTCGGCAGAATGCAGAGCCGCGAACAGCTTTTAAGCCATGTATGGGGGTACAGCAGTGATGCCGACACCCGCACGGTGGATACCCACATAACCCGTCTGCGCAGCAAGCTCGGCACCGCCGGCGACCTGATCAAGACCATCCGTGGTTTCGGCTACAAGATGGAGGTTGAATGA